In Pollutimonas sp. M17, a single genomic region encodes these proteins:
- a CDS encoding LacI family DNA-binding transcriptional regulator has product MTQSSPYAKGMAPPAKKARAHSRATGRVTLSDVAAVAGVSPITASRVVSGKTNVDSDMAARVRAAVDKLGYRPDPSARALASAKSTHVVVLIPMLSNTLFTDLLEAIQESMWEAGYQVFVGITRYQPEREAALLESYLSHRPAGIILTGLDRDESQRRLVRDSRTPCVHVMELSADPSLHCVGFSQDQAARRVVGHLLERGRKKIAFVGAQLDPRTMERAEGFRAALQEARCYDPALEILRAEPSSVALGAETFRQLLTRHPDIDGLFFCNDDLAHGGLLEALRMGIPVPDRLSVVGFNDLPGNEQMLPSLTSLRTPRREIGLTAAQMLLRLMRKEPVPETAVDLGFELMVRASS; this is encoded by the coding sequence ATGACCCAATCTTCCCCGTATGCCAAAGGCATGGCGCCGCCGGCGAAAAAGGCGCGGGCCCATAGCCGCGCCACAGGCCGCGTCACCTTGTCGGATGTGGCGGCCGTGGCGGGCGTCAGCCCCATTACCGCATCGCGCGTGGTCAGCGGAAAGACCAATGTGGATTCGGACATGGCGGCGCGGGTGCGGGCGGCGGTGGATAAGCTGGGTTATCGGCCGGATCCGTCGGCGCGCGCCCTGGCGTCCGCCAAGAGCACCCATGTGGTGGTGCTGATACCCATGCTGTCCAATACCCTCTTCACCGATCTGCTGGAAGCCATACAGGAATCCATGTGGGAGGCGGGCTACCAGGTCTTCGTGGGCATCACGCGCTACCAGCCCGAGCGCGAGGCCGCCCTGCTGGAAAGCTACCTCTCGCATCGTCCCGCCGGCATCATCCTGACCGGTCTGGACCGCGATGAAAGCCAGCGCAGGCTGGTCAGGGACAGCCGGACACCCTGCGTCCACGTCATGGAGCTCAGCGCGGATCCATCGCTGCATTGCGTGGGCTTTTCGCAGGATCAAGCCGCAAGGCGGGTGGTCGGGCACCTGCTCGAGCGCGGCCGCAAGAAAATCGCCTTCGTCGGCGCCCAGCTGGACCCGCGCACCATGGAGCGTGCCGAGGGCTTTCGCGCCGCTTTGCAAGAGGCGCGCTGCTACGACCCGGCCCTTGAAATTCTTCGGGCCGAGCCCTCGTCCGTGGCGCTGGGGGCCGAAACCTTCAGGCAGCTGTTGACGCGGCATCCCGACATCGACGGCCTATTCTTTTGCAACGACGATCTCGCCCACGGCGGCTTGCTGGAAGCCTTGCGCATGGGCATTCCGGTGCCGGACCGCTTGAGCGTGGTGGGTTTCAACGATCTGCCGGGCAACGAGCAGATGCTTCCCTCGCTGACCAGCCTGCGCACGCCCCGGCGCGAAATCGGCCTGACGGCGGCCCAGATGCTGTTGCGCCTGATGCGCAAAGAGCCCGTTCCCGAAACGGCGGTGGACCTGGGCTTCGAGCTGATGGTGCGCGCAAGCAGCTGA
- a CDS encoding DNA topoisomerase III, protein MNKTLIIAEKPSVALDISRALGGFTREGDYFESEQYVLASSIGHLLSLVAPNDPVRGKWSFAHLPVIPPQFELGPTDKRSTERLKLLVKLLKRKDVDAIINACDAGREGELIFRYIVQFSGVKKPVKRLWLRSMTQAAIREAFGNLREDDTMKPLEAAARSRAEADWLVGINGTRAMTAFNSKDGGFFKTPVGRVQTPTLAIVAEREERIRKFVSRDYWEVHATFVAAAGFYSGRWFDPKFVRDERDPEQRDSRLWSLPAAQTIVTACRDQPGRVTEESKPSTQMSPALFDLTSLQREANSRFGFSAKTTLALAQTLYERHKALTYPRTDSRYLPEDYLHTVQQTMEALSEGGSGAAAGLRPFADTICKQKWVKPNRRIFDNKKVSDHFAIIPTLQIPRELSEAEGKIYDLVAKRFLSVFFPAAEFRLTTRITEVSGHHFKTEGKVLVAPGWLAIYGREAQGDDTNLVAVSDGETVKTDEVEAKGLATKPPAHFTEATLLSAMEGAGKLVDDEALREAMSERGLGTPATRAAIIEGLLNEGYLRREGRDLIPSAKARQLMTLLSGLGVNELTSPELTGEWEHRLKQIEQRQLDRDAFMREIAQMTQVIVKRAKEYERDTVPGDYATLSTPCPKCGGVVKENYRRYACTSCDFSIGKHPGGRTFEIPEVEELLTRRELGPLPGFISKMGRPFAALLRITDEYKLEFDFGQKDDEDTEPVDFSGHTPVGTCPKCGGKVFEYGMNYVCEKSVGPDKTCDFRTGKMILQQEISAEQVGKLLSVGKTDLLDGFVSSRTNRKFKAYLVKQENGKIGFEFEPRPEKPGRKTAAKTASKTAAKTAGKTAAKSTAKKATKTAAKKTAAKTATKAAGKTAAKKAAGKTAAKKAAKAPAATAGDDDPPF, encoded by the coding sequence ATGAATAAAACGCTCATTATTGCCGAGAAACCCTCGGTAGCTCTGGATATTTCCCGCGCCCTGGGAGGCTTTACCCGGGAGGGCGACTACTTCGAAAGCGAACAGTATGTGCTTGCCTCCAGCATAGGGCATCTGCTCAGCCTGGTCGCCCCCAATGATCCCGTGCGCGGAAAATGGAGTTTCGCCCATCTGCCGGTCATCCCCCCGCAGTTCGAGCTGGGTCCCACCGACAAGCGCTCGACCGAAAGGCTCAAGCTGCTGGTCAAGCTGCTCAAGCGCAAGGATGTCGATGCCATCATCAACGCCTGCGACGCGGGCCGCGAGGGCGAACTCATCTTCCGGTACATCGTGCAATTCTCGGGCGTGAAGAAGCCGGTCAAGCGCTTGTGGCTGCGATCCATGACGCAGGCCGCCATACGCGAGGCCTTCGGCAACCTGCGCGAAGACGACACCATGAAGCCCCTGGAAGCCGCCGCGCGGTCGCGCGCCGAGGCCGACTGGCTGGTGGGCATCAACGGCACACGCGCCATGACGGCCTTCAACAGCAAGGACGGCGGGTTCTTCAAGACACCGGTGGGCCGGGTTCAGACCCCCACCCTGGCCATCGTGGCCGAACGCGAGGAGCGCATACGCAAGTTCGTTTCGCGCGATTACTGGGAAGTGCATGCCACCTTCGTCGCCGCGGCGGGTTTCTATAGCGGCCGCTGGTTCGACCCCAAGTTCGTCCGCGACGAGCGCGACCCGGAACAGCGCGACTCCCGGCTGTGGTCCCTGCCGGCCGCGCAAACCATCGTCACGGCCTGTCGCGACCAGCCCGGGCGGGTCACCGAAGAATCCAAGCCGTCCACCCAGATGTCGCCGGCGCTCTTCGACCTGACCTCGCTGCAGCGCGAGGCCAACTCGCGCTTCGGCTTCTCGGCCAAGACCACACTGGCGCTGGCGCAAACGCTGTACGAACGCCACAAGGCGCTGACCTACCCGCGTACCGATTCGCGCTACCTGCCCGAAGACTACCTGCATACCGTCCAGCAGACCATGGAAGCCCTATCCGAAGGCGGCTCCGGCGCGGCCGCCGGCCTGCGTCCTTTCGCCGACACGATATGCAAGCAGAAGTGGGTCAAGCCCAACCGGCGCATCTTCGACAACAAGAAGGTGTCGGATCACTTCGCCATCATTCCCACCTTGCAGATCCCGCGCGAGCTCAGCGAAGCGGAAGGCAAGATCTACGATCTGGTGGCCAAGCGCTTCCTGTCGGTTTTCTTCCCCGCCGCCGAGTTCCGTCTGACGACCCGCATTACCGAGGTTTCGGGGCACCATTTCAAGACCGAGGGCAAGGTGCTGGTGGCGCCGGGCTGGCTGGCCATCTACGGGCGCGAAGCGCAAGGCGACGACACCAACCTGGTCGCCGTATCCGACGGTGAAACGGTCAAGACCGACGAGGTCGAAGCCAAGGGCCTGGCCACCAAGCCTCCCGCGCACTTCACCGAGGCTACCCTGCTCTCGGCCATGGAGGGCGCCGGCAAGCTGGTCGACGACGAGGCGCTGCGCGAAGCCATGTCCGAGCGCGGCCTGGGCACGCCGGCCACGCGCGCGGCCATCATCGAAGGCCTGCTCAATGAAGGCTATCTGCGGCGTGAAGGGCGCGACCTGATCCCCAGCGCCAAGGCGCGCCAGCTCATGACCCTGTTGTCGGGGCTGGGCGTCAACGAACTGACATCGCCGGAACTGACCGGCGAGTGGGAGCACCGCCTGAAGCAGATCGAGCAGCGCCAGCTGGATCGCGACGCCTTCATGCGCGAAATCGCGCAGATGACCCAGGTCATCGTCAAGCGGGCCAAGGAATACGAGCGCGATACCGTGCCCGGCGATTACGCCACCTTGAGCACGCCCTGCCCCAAATGCGGCGGGGTGGTAAAGGAAAACTACCGTCGCTACGCCTGCACCAGCTGCGATTTCTCCATAGGCAAGCATCCCGGCGGACGCACTTTCGAGATCCCGGAAGTGGAAGAGCTGCTGACCAGGCGCGAGCTGGGGCCGCTGCCCGGCTTCATCAGCAAGATGGGCCGGCCTTTTGCTGCGCTGCTGCGCATCACCGATGAATACAAGCTGGAGTTCGACTTCGGCCAGAAAGACGACGAAGACACCGAGCCCGTGGACTTCTCGGGGCACACTCCCGTGGGAACATGCCCCAAGTGCGGCGGCAAGGTGTTCGAGTACGGCATGAACTATGTCTGCGAGAAATCCGTTGGCCCGGACAAGACCTGCGACTTCCGCACGGGCAAAATGATTCTCCAGCAGGAGATTTCGGCCGAGCAGGTTGGCAAGCTGCTGAGCGTAGGCAAGACCGACCTGCTGGACGGCTTCGTATCCAGCCGCACCAACCGCAAGTTCAAGGCCTACCTGGTCAAGCAGGAAAACGGCAAGATCGGCTTCGAGTTCGAGCCCCGGCCCGAGAAGCCCGGACGCAAGACGGCGGCCAAGACGGCCAGCAAGACCGCGGCGAAGACGGCCGGCAAAACGGCGGCCAAGTCCACGGCAAAGAAAGCCACGAAAACCGCCGCCAAGAAAACCGCCGCCAAAACGGCGACCAAAGCGGCAGGCAAGACCGCCGCCAAGAAGGCCGCCGGCAAGACGGCTGCAAAGAAGGCGGCCAAAGCGCCTGCGGCCACGGCGGGGGACGACGATCCGCCGTTTTGA
- a CDS encoding GDYXXLXY domain-containing protein, with protein sequence MQVEGHKSSPMPGGDWAGFLRKSALALACLLLASALVCWVAANWEYASILQKLAGGQLALVALVAASWLLGDRPGPGGNRNFSVSAQLAGLAALMLGALLALIGQIYQTGADAWTLFIGWLALLLPWLLVLRTVFLGLLCASLLNVGLALYMDARGGWAWFASSSAWLETGVLLTLANGVLVWIWERHILLLDDGWRIGPRALASAAAAWLVVAALASLDTGAGPALLVVPGLAACAFLYKVYAARLPDLAMVSLAAAVAMLLAAILLLSWVDSEFALLAIIAVLLGLTVLFMRRLRGLLSQRGADRTDAAPAAEEPWFIVLFRLAAMGVTALLMVAFLVVVLDLDVERLWIPGVLSCAGGLLLRQTVAQRYIDELGLALTAAGLIMTGIGLFALEDFSPFARAWLLLALGVLLYRWSGNAALRFLTAFIALALASWLTWPETSRYDLWDVTGSGRVWTYFPAYLRLWWLAVAAILALAVGSRRRDPAFWLPLAWALICLTQLIAWLAPAPALQAMPDAWLQAPGLLILWLACAALPVVALGALLWRANRLPAGLRRGAPAALAVASLGWMGAPGVSMALLWLILAYALAQRTLVVFGVLALLAYLGRFYYQLDSTLLHKSLVLGLTGTWLLLSWHVLGRGARRHIGSEPCPQVSSVAAMPDPAEPAGTAGSAAMERRPVPPHGLSEGVSPRMRALGLLAGLIAALGLANAEIYRSERILAQGQPVVLALAPVDPRSLMQGDYMALRFDVADQLPQALGLAPAPVAERVEARRGGYLLLEPDRRGVHRLAAVLADPDAREGGKTVPEGAGDAASAILEFRLRHGVAQIGANAWFFPEGQAGRYAPARFGEFRVDRHGRARLLRLLDEQLAPLPH encoded by the coding sequence ATGCAAGTCGAGGGTCATAAAAGCAGCCCCATGCCGGGTGGCGATTGGGCCGGTTTCCTGCGTAAATCGGCCCTCGCGCTGGCCTGTCTGCTGCTTGCCAGCGCACTTGTCTGCTGGGTAGCGGCAAACTGGGAGTATGCCAGCATTCTCCAGAAGCTGGCCGGCGGCCAGTTGGCCCTTGTTGCGCTGGTGGCGGCAAGCTGGCTGCTGGGCGATAGGCCCGGACCCGGCGGAAACCGCAATTTCTCGGTTTCTGCCCAGCTTGCGGGACTGGCGGCCCTGATGCTCGGGGCGCTGCTGGCGCTGATCGGCCAAATATATCAGACGGGAGCGGATGCCTGGACGCTGTTTATCGGGTGGCTGGCGTTGCTGCTTCCCTGGCTGCTTGTGCTGCGCACGGTGTTTCTGGGCCTGCTGTGCGCGTCGCTGCTCAATGTGGGCCTGGCCTTGTACATGGATGCCCGGGGCGGGTGGGCGTGGTTCGCTTCTTCATCGGCCTGGCTGGAAACCGGTGTCTTGCTGACGCTGGCCAACGGCGTCTTGGTGTGGATCTGGGAGCGCCATATCCTTCTTCTGGACGACGGCTGGCGCATCGGGCCGCGCGCGCTGGCGTCCGCCGCCGCGGCCTGGCTGGTGGTTGCCGCCCTGGCCAGCCTGGATACGGGCGCGGGTCCAGCGTTGCTTGTCGTGCCGGGTCTTGCCGCCTGCGCCTTCCTGTACAAGGTATACGCCGCCCGGCTCCCGGATCTGGCCATGGTCAGCCTGGCGGCGGCGGTCGCGATGCTGCTGGCGGCGATTCTGCTGCTGTCCTGGGTCGATTCCGAATTCGCCCTCCTGGCGATCATTGCCGTGCTGCTGGGGCTGACCGTGCTGTTCATGCGCCGCCTGCGCGGCTTGTTGTCCCAGCGCGGCGCGGATCGGACGGATGCCGCGCCGGCGGCGGAAGAACCCTGGTTCATCGTCCTGTTCCGCCTGGCCGCCATGGGCGTGACGGCCTTGCTGATGGTCGCCTTTCTCGTCGTGGTGCTGGACCTGGATGTGGAACGGCTGTGGATCCCGGGGGTGCTGTCCTGTGCCGGCGGGCTATTGCTCCGGCAAACCGTTGCGCAGCGGTATATCGACGAACTGGGCCTGGCACTGACGGCTGCGGGTTTGATCATGACCGGTATCGGCCTGTTTGCCCTGGAGGACTTCTCTCCCTTTGCCCGCGCGTGGCTCTTGCTTGCCTTGGGGGTGCTGCTGTATCGCTGGTCCGGCAACGCCGCCTTGCGTTTCCTGACCGCCTTCATTGCGCTGGCGCTGGCTTCATGGCTGACCTGGCCCGAAACCAGCCGTTACGACCTGTGGGATGTTACAGGCAGCGGCCGGGTCTGGACGTACTTTCCCGCCTACCTGCGCTTGTGGTGGCTGGCGGTGGCGGCCATTCTGGCATTGGCCGTGGGAAGCCGGCGGCGCGACCCCGCTTTTTGGCTGCCTTTGGCCTGGGCGTTGATTTGCCTGACCCAGCTGATTGCATGGCTGGCCCCGGCGCCCGCCCTGCAGGCCATGCCGGATGCCTGGCTGCAGGCGCCGGGCCTGCTGATTCTTTGGCTGGCATGCGCGGCCTTGCCCGTTGTTGCGCTGGGCGCCTTGCTGTGGCGCGCGAATCGCCTGCCCGCCGGCCTGCGTCGTGGCGCGCCGGCCGCGCTGGCGGTGGCCAGCCTGGGCTGGATGGGCGCGCCCGGCGTCTCCATGGCGCTGCTTTGGCTGATCCTGGCTTATGCGCTGGCACAGCGGACCTTGGTGGTCTTCGGCGTGCTGGCCTTGCTGGCCTACCTGGGCCGTTTTTACTATCAACTGGACTCCACCCTGCTGCATAAATCCCTGGTGCTGGGCTTGACGGGAACCTGGCTGCTGCTGTCCTGGCATGTCCTGGGCCGTGGCGCCCGCCGCCACATCGGGTCGGAGCCGTGCCCCCAGGTTTCATCCGTCGCCGCCATGCCTGATCCGGCCGAGCCGGCGGGAACAGCGGGCTCGGCCGCGATGGAACGCCGGCCCGTCCCGCCCCATGGCCTTTCAGAAGGTGTTTCGCCGCGCATGCGCGCATTGGGACTGCTTGCGGGCCTGATCGCCGCCTTGGGGCTGGCCAATGCGGAAATCTACCGCAGCGAGCGGATACTGGCCCAGGGCCAGCCGGTGGTGCTGGCCCTGGCGCCGGTGGACCCGCGCTCGCTGATGCAGGGCGACTATATGGCCCTGCGCTTCGACGTTGCCGACCAGTTGCCCCAGGCGCTGGGCCTTGCACCGGCCCCGGTGGCCGAGCGGGTCGAGGCCCGGCGCGGCGGCTATCTGCTGCTGGAGCCGGATCGGCGGGGCGTGCACCGCCTGGCGGCCGTGTTGGCCGATCCGGACGCCAGGGAGGGCGGCAAGACAGTGCCCGAGGGGGCGGGCGATGCCGCTTCGGCTATTCTGGAATTCCGCTTGCGCCATGGGGTCGCGCAGATAGGGGCCAATGCCTGGTTCTTCCCCGAAGGGCAGGCCGGGCGCTATGCGCCGGCCCGATTCGGCGAATTCCGCGTCGACCGGCACGGAAGGGCCCGGCTGCTGCGCCTGCTCGACGAGCAGCTCGCACCCCTGCCTCATTGA
- the gluQRS gene encoding tRNA glutamyl-Q(34) synthetase GluQRS translates to MPHSQGSESRYRGRFAPSPSGPLHNGSLLAAMASFLDARVHHGEWLLRIEDIDTPRVVPGADRFIMQQLTALGMQWDGPPVWQSQRLGLYQNAFDALAAQDRVYGCACTRQELPPEGAYPGTCRHGLPPGRSARAWRLRVPPGIERFQDRWHGPQEQDVAAETGDFIVKRADGLWAYQLVVVVDDGEQGITHIVRGADLLDSTARQRVLARQLGISYPQVMHVPLLRDETGRKLSKQNHAAAMDLSQPMNTLNRAWEALGFEAVDAADPPSFWQTAQRQWAARYGLQAH, encoded by the coding sequence GCTGCTGGCGGCCATGGCCAGTTTCCTGGATGCGCGCGTCCATCACGGCGAGTGGCTGCTGCGCATCGAAGATATCGATACGCCCAGGGTGGTCCCGGGCGCCGACAGATTCATCATGCAGCAATTGACCGCCCTGGGCATGCAATGGGACGGTCCGCCTGTGTGGCAGTCCCAGCGCCTTGGGCTGTACCAGAACGCGTTCGACGCCCTGGCCGCCCAGGACCGGGTCTATGGATGCGCCTGCACGCGCCAGGAGCTGCCGCCGGAGGGCGCCTATCCCGGCACCTGTCGGCACGGCCTGCCTCCCGGCCGGTCCGCGCGCGCCTGGCGTCTCAGGGTGCCGCCGGGCATAGAGCGCTTCCAGGATCGATGGCATGGGCCCCAGGAACAGGATGTGGCCGCCGAAACAGGCGACTTCATCGTCAAGCGCGCCGACGGCCTGTGGGCCTACCAACTGGTGGTCGTCGTGGACGACGGGGAACAGGGCATTACGCATATCGTGCGGGGCGCGGATCTGCTTGATTCGACCGCCAGGCAGAGGGTGCTGGCGCGGCAATTGGGCATTTCCTATCCGCAGGTCATGCACGTGCCCTTGCTGCGGGACGAGACGGGCCGCAAGCTGTCCAAGCAGAATCATGCGGCCGCCATGGATCTGTCCCAACCCATGAATACATTGAACCGCGCCTGGGAGGCGCTGGGCTTCGAGGCCGTCGACGCCGCCGATCCGCCTTCTTTCTGGCAAACGGCGCAACGCCAGTGGGCCGCCCGCTACGGCTTGCAAGCCCACTGA